TGTATTGCTCAAATGTTTAGAGCAATACTTGCTTTATCAACCTAAAAACTCTTTAGAGAAGAGGTTATCAATAAACATAATACATTTTCTATAGATGCGTTAAAGTTTTACTATATGGGATAAGGACTAGATGTTCAGTACTTCCATAAGGTATTGAACACATGCTACGTTATCTAGAGTACTAGAGTATAGCGTCTAGGTTAAACAGAATTGTGTAGAGATAGTTTCATCGAGAAAGTGGTTCATTAATGATATAGCGCTATGTTATCTGAATTCTTAGCGATGCTTCTCGATATATAGGGTCTAGAAACTGATAATTATGGATTATACTCATATCTTCAAGGTTCTTCACGATATTGTATAGTATGCTAGAGGATATCGTAACACCCTCTTTTTCCTCAACATACCTCTTTAGACTACTCCACGTCGTAATTCCTTTAGCGATTCCTTTTAAAACCAATGCATACCTCTTACCTCTCTCTCTAACAATATTCTGTAGCTCTCCTAAAGCAACACCTATTGCTAGCTCTTTTATCTTAACGATATCCTTATTTCCTTTAGAATATTCATTACCAAAGAATGTTAGCCAACCCGGTATTCCACCAAATTCTTCAACAGCTATTTCCAGAACATCCATTTTTACATCTATTCTCAGCTCTCTGAATCCAGTCTTTAAGAACTCTAGTGAAGTATCTCTATCAAACCTTTCGAGTTTGAGATTAAAACAGTATCTACCGTAGAGAGGTGAGTTATGTTTATCGATTCCCAGAAATCCGTAAAGTAAACCGATCTCTGAACCAGTAAGTATGAATGTAATGTTTCTATCGTAATCATAGGCATGTGCTAAAGCATTGAGAAACTCTTGAGAACGAGGACCTCTGAGTTTCTGAGCTTCATCAAAAGCCACTATAATTCTCTTCCTATTGAGAGCATCGAAAAGTGAAGAAAGAGTAATAGAACCTCTACCTCTCCACTTAATCTCTACCTCAACACCCCTAATACTTATACCAGATATAGATTTAAGAACATCATACAGCTTATCGAGTCTCGATGAAAACGCTTTTGAAATCAATGAATATAGATCACGTAGACCATAGTTAGTATGTAGACTCCTTAAATCAATCAATACACTCGGAATATCAACTTCATTAAGGAAAACACTCAATAGAGAAGTCTTACCTATCCTCCTGATACCAGAAATAATTGTGAGAGGTGAATCTATATTTTTGTGCAGTATCTCGAGTTCTTGATCTCTTCCGAAAAGCTCATTTCTATTAGTTTTAGGTCTAGGATCAAATAACAATTATTCTACCCCAGAATCTAGATTCTGGGTCAGAACTTATAAATTTTGAGGTAGAACATTGGATACTATACACAGTCTAGGTTCTCTCTAAAGACTTTAGATATTGATGCTCTCTTCTCTATAACAAGTATTGAGGATTCTCAATAGATCTTCAACTACATCTAGCTTCAAGATGATATAGAAATGTATTATTGTATTATTTTGATTCTAAACACATTATATAGGTTTGGTTCAAATACAAACCTTATTGATATAGCTTATACAGATTCTTGTCGATGTGGTTATAGTTGAAGTAGATTGCTATGGAAAAGGTTCAGAGGTTTATTTGAGACATAGTTGGTGTTTATATGAACTTAAGATAGTTCTGGATTATTTTGTATAGCTATAGAAACCATAGATTTGCTAGATATCTATATTAGTCTAGCTGACCCTATGTTAGTGCTAAAATGAGTTGTGGTGTTGTCTAGAATGTGTAGCTCTGTTGCAGAAATACTGGGGATAGGAGTTCTCCAAGGCATCTTTGAATGGCTTCCTGTTTCTAGCAAGACTATAGTTATGCTTTTCTCATCACTTGTGTTAAGAAGACCTCTCACTATTTCTTACTTAGTCGGATTAGCTGTTCAGGGTGGAACAGTTTTTGCAGCAATAGTTTATTTTAGGCGTGAGGTTCTCGATATAATTTTGTTTAAGAATACAAAGTTGTTAACATATTTAATTATTACAACATTTTCATCGTGCTTAACAGGTCTACCTATATACATAGTGTTCACCAAGTTCTTATTACTAAGAGAAGAGTTCATAGGTTTTATAACCATTGCAATAGGCTTCATTCTCCTACTTCAAGCATTAGTCTTAAGTAGATTAGATACAGGATTGAAGAAAATCACAGATATAGATATATTCGACTCACTTGTTCTAGGCCTTATTCAAGGACTTTCTATAGCACCTGGTGTAAGTAGGTCAGGTGTAACAGTAGCAACACTACTCTACCTAGGCTATACTATTGATGATGCTCTTAAGCTAAGCTTTCTAGCCTCTATTCCTGTAAATCTTGGAGCCACAATCCTTACAATAACATTAGAAGAACTAACTACTATACACCTTGACATCACATTACTAGGACTAGCATCTCTAGTATCAGTAATCACAGGTTTTGCCACAATCAAACTATTACTGTTCATAGCCAAGAAATACAGATACAAAT
This portion of the Ignisphaera sp. genome encodes:
- a CDS encoding ATP-binding protein, which produces MLFDPRPKTNRNELFGRDQELEILHKNIDSPLTIISGIRRIGKTSLLSVFLNEVDIPSVLIDLRSLHTNYGLRDLYSLISKAFSSRLDKLYDVLKSISGISIRGVEVEIKWRGRGSITLSSLFDALNRKRIIVAFDEAQKLRGPRSQEFLNALAHAYDYDRNITFILTGSEIGLLYGFLGIDKHNSPLYGRYCFNLKLERFDRDTSLEFLKTGFRELRIDVKMDVLEIAVEEFGGIPGWLTFFGNEYSKGNKDIVKIKELAIGVALGELQNIVRERGKRYALVLKGIAKGITTWSSLKRYVEEKEGVTISSSILYNIVKNLEDMSIIHNYQFLDPIYREASLRIQIT
- a CDS encoding undecaprenyl-diphosphate phosphatase; this translates as MCSSVAEILGIGVLQGIFEWLPVSSKTIVMLFSSLVLRRPLTISYLVGLAVQGGTVFAAIVYFRREVLDIILFKNTKLLTYLIITTFSSCLTGLPIYIVFTKFLLLREEFIGFITIAIGFILLLQALVLSRLDTGLKKITDIDIFDSLVLGLIQGLSIAPGVSRSGVTVATLLYLGYTIDDALKLSFLASIPVNLGATILTITLEELTTIHLDITLLGLASLVSVITGFATIKLLLFIAKKYRYKLTAGLGIVALLIGLATAITIH